TGTACATTGAAACACAATAAGCTCCTTCTGTCTGTCCGTTAGTGGTATCAGAATATTGGTTAACTCTTTGTATAATTGATGACACATAAATTGTCGCTCTTGTTTCGTTTTTGGAAAATGTTGTTTAACCCAAAGCTTTGTCGGATAATGTGTAATAACAGGAATAAATCCTCCTGAATGAAAAACAACATTCGTTAAACTTTGTATATATAAAATAAGACGTCGCCAAAAATGTATTGCGACATATCCGTATGTAAATCCATCTAATTCTTTCGGTATTTTTTCCATAAAGAACGGGACTTGTTTTTTACCATCGTCTGTCACAAACAAGTTCTGTTCCGTACAATATACATACCCCTTTTCTAGTAAAAAACGCATATCTTTCTTAAAATCCTCTTTTGAATATGTCATATAAGCAGCATAAAAAGGGGTTAAGTGATACCATTTTGCATCTTGAATAGATTGTTGCGAGCGCTTACCAGTTAACAGGTGATAAACGCCTGATGGAGTCCGCTCTCCATTCATTTGTAAAAATGCATATAATAAAACAAATTGGCGAAAATTCATCTACTCACCTCTTTTTCTTTTAGTGTATCATTTTTTCAAAAATAGTGGGTTTAAACAACGTTTCTTTGGGTAAAGTTAAATAAGACTATAAAAAAAGTACTTTACTATTGAAAAGTTTAGCATTCCGCTTTACAATGATGAAGGAAGTAATCGTTTCCAACATATTTTTATAGAGGAAACAATTATTTTCTTTCTTATCAAACAATCTGTTTTCACAGGTTAATCTTTAACTCAATTAGGAGGTTTATAAACATGGCAAAATTTACAATTGTTGACAAAGAAACATGTATCGCATGTGGCGCATGTGGCGCTTCAGCACCAGACATCTATGATTACGATGATGAAGGTATCGCATTCGTTACATTAGATGACAACCAAGGTGTAAAAGAAGTTCCTGAAGAGTTAATTGACGATATGATGGATGCTTTTGAAGGTTGTCCAACTGACTCAATTAAAGTAGCAGAAGAAGCTTTTGACGGCGACGCTAACAAATTTGAGTAAGCAAAGAAAGGTTGACTATTGAATAGTCAACCTTTTTCTCCCTCATTCTCCCTTTTTTAATAACTCGCTATCTTCTCCCACTAAAGCAACAATTGCTGCCATCCCATCTTGTACATTTATTATGTTTGTAAATCCATTTGTAGCTAAAAAATGCGCAACATGTTCGCTACGGACACCATGCGCACAAACAATGTATATTTCTTGTTCTGATGAAAATTGGTTCATTTCATGCGGAATGGTTTGCATTGGTTTTAAAACGGCATCTGATAAATGACATTCGTTCCATTCAAACCATTCCCGCACATCAACAATCATCTCATTTTTTAATAAACCATCTTTTATTTCTTGAACAAACTGTTCTACTGGTATGTTTTTATACATCCAAATTCCCCTTTCTCTGTTACATTCTTTTTTATTTTATCAACAAAACCATGTTTGTACCGAAAATGATAAAACAAAAACTTGGTAATTACCTCCAAATATTGTACCATTTCTAAATGAAAGAAAAGTATAAAATCTAATTTTTTTATCCTGTTTTCTACAAAAGATGCTCGCTCAATAAAATTTTTCTATTTGTTTCTTAGTTCTTATCTTTTCCTTTAACATCTTTCCTTTCTTTATGAAGGAAAAATTGATATAATATGAACGAACTTTATACATATTAGTTAGGGAGGAAATGACATGTCTAATAATCGCGTAGTTGAAGCTTTTATTGAAATTCCAACAGGTAGTCAAAATAAGTATGAATATGATGAAGAACGTGGCATTTTTAAATTAGACCGAGTTCTTTTTTCACCAATGTTTTATCCTGCAGAATACGGGTATTTAGAAAATACACTAGCTCTTGATGGAGATCCACTTGATATTTTAGTGTACACAACAAACCCTACATTCCCTGGTTGTGTCATTGACGCACGTATTATCGGTGTATTAATTATGAGTGACGACAAAGGACCTGATGAAAAACTTTTAGCAGTTCCAGCGGAAGATCCTCGTTTTAAAGATATTCATACACTTGCAGACATGCCACAACACGTATTAGATGAGATTTCTCATTTCTTTAAAGTTTATAAAGACTTAGAAAGAAAAGAAACAAATGTAGTGGGATGGGAAGATCACGAAAAAGCAAGTGCTTTAATCGACGAATGTAAAGTACGTTTTGAACAAAATAAATAAGCAGGTCTTTTGATCTGCTTTTTTATTTTACATTTTCTTCACTATTCTTTCTTATGGATAAGGAATAGACCAATCATATTGCGTCACAATATTCAGAATTATGATATATATTGACATCATTCGGATACTGTGCTAAATTACGAATATAACATTAGTTTTTCTTTTTAATGTTCAGTTTTTCCGAACATTAAAAAGTATTTCTAAAGAATTAGTTCATTTTTTAATTTTTTTACATAAAACAACCGATAAAAAGGTTGAAACTTATTTATATAAAGGGGACGAGAGTATGTATAACATTCTTGTATCAGACAAAATGAGTCAAGAAGGATTAGCGCCATTACTTGGAAAAGATAATATTGTGTTGGATCAACGCCATATTTCAGAAGTAGAAGATCTTTCAAAATATGACGCACTTCTTGTTCGTAGTGGAACAAAAGTAACTGAAGACGTTTTTGCCAAAATGCCAAATTTAAAAATTGTTGCACGTGCTGGTGTAGGTGTCGATAACATTGATATTGAAGCAGCTACACAATATGGAGTAATTGTTATTAATGCACCAGATGGTAACACTATTTCTACTGCTGAACATACATTTTCTATGATGTGCTCTTTATTAAGAAATATTCCACAAGCAACAGCTTCTGTAAAAGCTGGAGAATGGAATCGCTCTAAATTCCAAGGTGTGGAATTATTCGGCAAAACATTAGGGATTGTTGGTATGGGACGTATCGGATCCCAAATCGCTAAACGTGCAAATGCATTTGAAATGACTGTTTTAGCATTCGATCCTTTTTTAACAAAAGAGCGTGCAGAAGCGATGAACGTTCAATTATGTTCATTAGATGAAATTTTAGAACAAGCAGATATTATTACTGTGCATACTCCACTTACAAAAGAAACAAAAGGCTTAATCGGAAAACATAACATCGGTAAAACGAAAAAAGGTGTTTACTTATTGAACTGTGCTCGCGGTGGAATCATTGACGAAAGTGCTTTAGTGGAATACTTAGACAATGGTCACATTGGTGGAGTTGCGCTTGACGTATACGAAGAAGAACCAGCAAACAACACTGCATTATTATCAAATGAAAAAGTAATTTGTACAC
The genomic region above belongs to Massilibacterium senegalense and contains:
- a CDS encoding helix-turn-helix domain-containing protein, whose amino-acid sequence is MNFRQFVLLYAFLQMNGERTPSGVYHLLTGKRSQQSIQDAKWYHLTPFYAAYMTYSKEDFKKDMRFLLEKGYVYCTEQNLFVTDDGKKQVPFFMEKIPKELDGFTYGYVAIHFWRRLILYIQSLTNVVFHSGGFIPVITHYPTKLWVKQHFPKTKQERQFMCHQLYKELTNILIPLTDRQKELIVFQCTSDRVAGVTVPQLAKQYQEDETYVAIQFHAGLHQIIKEVIKQSEDYPVLYMCMKDVIKPYALTHTANETWNFVQRGYTVEEIASIRRLKISTIEDHLVEIALNIPTFSIDPYVSSTIIEEVKQKTKQQASRKLKVLKQSLSEDVSYFQIRLVLAKEGGM
- a CDS encoding ferredoxin, producing the protein MAKFTIVDKETCIACGACGASAPDIYDYDDEGIAFVTLDDNQGVKEVPEELIDDMMDAFEGCPTDSIKVAEEAFDGDANKFE
- a CDS encoding rhodanese-like domain-containing protein, producing the protein MYKNIPVEQFVQEIKDGLLKNEMIVDVREWFEWNECHLSDAVLKPMQTIPHEMNQFSSEQEIYIVCAHGVRSEHVAHFLATNGFTNIINVQDGMAAIVALVGEDSELLKKGE
- a CDS encoding inorganic diphosphatase, whose product is MSNNRVVEAFIEIPTGSQNKYEYDEERGIFKLDRVLFSPMFYPAEYGYLENTLALDGDPLDILVYTTNPTFPGCVIDARIIGVLIMSDDKGPDEKLLAVPAEDPRFKDIHTLADMPQHVLDEISHFFKVYKDLERKETNVVGWEDHEKASALIDECKVRFEQNK
- the serA gene encoding phosphoglycerate dehydrogenase, giving the protein MYNILVSDKMSQEGLAPLLGKDNIVLDQRHISEVEDLSKYDALLVRSGTKVTEDVFAKMPNLKIVARAGVGVDNIDIEAATQYGVIVINAPDGNTISTAEHTFSMMCSLLRNIPQATASVKAGEWNRSKFQGVELFGKTLGIVGMGRIGSQIAKRANAFEMTVLAFDPFLTKERAEAMNVQLCSLDEILEQADIITVHTPLTKETKGLIGKHNIGKTKKGVYLLNCARGGIIDESALVEYLDNGHIGGVALDVYEEEPANNTALLSNEKVICTPHIAASTKEAQLNVAVSVAKEVLDYFNGKPATHSLNLPAMSAETYQKIQPYYDLTKMMGNIISQLVKVPVYEIKVEYSGEIGKLETTITTRALLAGFFQTRVDGGVNEVNATMIAEQRGITFGEKVRNEDSGYANLVSATVIGEDTNFTIKGTYIKDFGPRIVSVYGFDVDFYPNRNLLYIRHTDRPGMIGRVGQILGESNVNIATMQVGRKEIGGEAIMILTYDGHVTDETIEKLNEIDAIARVRVIEL